In one window of Bos taurus isolate L1 Dominette 01449 registration number 42190680 breed Hereford chromosome 15, ARS-UCD2.0, whole genome shotgun sequence DNA:
- the OR4C188 gene encoding olfactory receptor family 4 subfamily C member 188: MTEFILLGLTLNPKMQKVIFVVFMGFYIVSVVRNVVTMVTTTTSPLLGPSMYFFLAHLSFTDVCYSCVNIPKLNVDSLHKKKASSFIECMCQIFGEHLFAGADVILLTAMAYDHYMAICKPLHYKTIMNWQVCWLLVGVAWAGGFLHAIIQILFIFRLHFCGPNIIDHFMCDLNTLLNLACTDTHTLGLFVAANSGFICLLIVLLLVGSYTIILFSLRTWSLEPRQKALSILISHITMILLFFVPSIFTYMKPAVTLPIDKAVAVFYTMITPMLNPLIHTLRSDQMKNAIRKLCGRKVISSDQ, translated from the coding sequence ATGACAGAGTTTATTCTACTGGGACTCACACTGAATCCAAAGATGCAGAAAGTCATATTTGTAGTCTTTATGGGTTTCTACATTGTCTCTGTGGTAAGAAATGTGGTCACTATGGTCACCACCACTACCAGCCCATTATTGGGGCCTTCCATGTACTTTTTTCTGGCTCATCTCTCTTTTACTGATGTCTGCTATTCCTGTGTCAATATCCCTAAACTGAATGTAGATTCACTGCATAAGAAGAAAGCCAGCTCTTTCATTGAGTGTATGTGCCAGATCTTTGGGGAGCATTTATTTGCAGGTGCTGATGTCATCCTCCTGACTGCAATGGCCTATGACCACTacatggccatctgcaagcccttGCACTACAAAACCATCATGAACTGGCAGGTGTGTTGGTTGCTGGTGGGGGTGGCATGGGCAGGAGGCTTTCTTCATGCAATCATTCAGATCCTCTTCATCTTCAGGTTACACTTCTGTGGCCCTAATATCATAGACCACTTTATGTGTGATCTGAACACTTTGCTCAATCTTGCCTGCACTGATACCCACACTCTAGGACTCTTTGTTGCTGCCAACAGTGGGTTCATCTGTCTGTTAATCGTCCTCCTCTTGGTTGGCTCCTATACTATCATTCTGTTCTCTTTGAGGACATGGAGCTTGGAGCCAAGGCAAAAAGCCCTTTCCATCTTGATCTCCCACATTACAATGATCCTCTTGTTCTTTGTGCCAAGCATATTTACTTACATGAAACCAGCAGTTACTTTACCTATTGATAAAGCAGTTGCTGTATTCTACACTATGATAACTCCCATGTTAAATCCTTTAATCCATACCTTGAGAAGTGACcagatgaaaaatgccattaggaAATTGTGTGGTAGAAAAGTGATTTCAAGTGATCAATAA